A window of Octopus sinensis linkage group LG29, ASM634580v1, whole genome shotgun sequence contains these coding sequences:
- the LOC115226152 gene encoding uncharacterized protein LOC115226152, translating into MSNSWLSKKKPKTNMNDIVAELRRKKILLLAIDFDQTLLEIHTGGMWTDGVEDLLEHIRPAMLQLIDAALDEPNSIKVSIVTYSMQPWLIHELLALALSHRNTSQIIVRGNTPDWINNHSQWTAGKEEHISWVVAQLCDQSPSLDIKAENILLLDDDPENIKLAQTFLHRTFLVDSTFSLDHLHKYLCSL; encoded by the exons atgtcCAATTCTTGGTTGTCCAAGAAAAAGCCGAAGACCAACATGAACGACATCGTAGCCGAGCTCCGTCGCAAGAAGATCTTACTGTTGGCCATAGACTTCGACCAGACTCTATTGGAGATCCACACGGGCGGGATGTGGACGGACGGCGTGGAGGACCTCCTCGAACACATCAGACCGGCCATGCTACAGCTCATAGATGCAGCCCTGGACGAACCGAACTCCATCAAGGTTTCCATCGTCACTTATTCCATGCAACCGTGGCTCATCCATGAATTACTTGCTCTGGCTTTATCGCACAG aaacaccagccagATCATCGTCCGCGGAAACACTCCCGACTGGATAAACAACCACAGCCAGTGGACGGCCGGCAAGGAAGAACACATCTCCTGGGTGGTGGCGCAGCTCTGCGACCAGTCTCCATCACTGGACATCAAAGCCGAGAACATCCTTCTGTTGGACGATGACCCCGAGAACATCAAACTGGCCCAGACCTTCCTGCACCGAACATTCCTAGTTGATTCGACCTTTTCACTCGATCATTTACATAAATACCTTTGCTCCCTCTGA